A stretch of DNA from Pseudonocardia hierapolitana:
GTCCGGGAGTCGGGCCTGCCCAACGAGACCACGTCGATGTTCACCACGATCGAGGCGGAGACGTGGGACGAGGGGATGGCGGTGATCAAGCGTGCCGTCGAGGCGGTGCAGGCCCACGCGCCGCGGGTGAGCCTGGTGCTCAAGGCCGACATCCGGCCCGGCTACACCGGTCAGCTGCGGTCGAAGGTGGAACGGGTCGAGGCCGCCCTCGACGAGGGCTGAGAAGCCGAGAGGGCCGCACGATCGCCGTGCGGCCCTCTCGCGTCCCGTGCCGTCAGCCCATGGCGACGTTCAGGGTGAAGAAGAAGACGCCGATCAGGATCGCCGCGACGCCGAGCCCCATCGCGATCTTCGCCTGCTTGGCGGAGGCGGGGCGGCGGATCGCGGCGGCGCCGAGGCCGATGGCCGCGGCGCCGACGATCCAGCCGACGATCGAGATCGGGCTGACGAGCAGGGCGATCGCCCCCACGATCAGGGCCACCTTGCCCAGCACCGGGCTCTCGCTCTTGGCGGTCTTCTTGCGGGCGTCCTCGAGCAGGCGGTCGGCGACGGTGTTCTCCGTGCTCATGCAGGTTCCTTCGCGTGAGGGAAGCCGCGGGGTGCGGCCGAGCGGATGTCTACGCAGAGCGACCATCTGATCACTCCCATAT
This window harbors:
- a CDS encoding MTH1187 family thiamine-binding protein, with the protein product MLFAFSIAPAGTPGDSVSAAVADAVRVVRESGLPNETTSMFTTIEAETWDEGMAVIKRAVEAVQAHAPRVSLVLKADIRPGYTGQLRSKVERVEAALDEG